TCATCGTAGATGGAATGGATAATTGCCTGATTAAGTTTTCTCGCTGCTGCAATCCGCTTCCGGGAGATGAGATTATCGGTTTTGTCACCCGGGGATATGGTGTTTCCATTCATAAGCGTTCCTGCAGCAATGTACCGCGTCGGATTTCTGATGCACCGGAACCGGAACGCTGGATTAGCGTTCATTGGGCAGGAGAAGTTAAGGAGCAGTTTAAGACAACACTGGAGATTGTGGCGCAGGATCGTTCCGGACTTCTTGCGGATATTACGCAGCAATTTTTCAACATGCGCCTTTTTATTCATTCGTTAAATTCTCGCCAGACAAAAGATGGGAATGCAGTGATCTCAGCTTCTATTACGGTAAATGGAAGAGATCATCTGGAGAGCATTATCAGTCGTCTGGAAATGGTTAACGGGATCATTTCAATTCGGCGTTCCTGAGAAAACAAAATTTTCAAAAAGCATAGGAGGTTCTGATATGACCATAGAAGAAATTGCCGGGGGTCCGCTGCCGACGAACTGTTATTTGCTGACAGATGACGAAACAAAAAAAACGGCGGTGATTGATCCCGGCTTTTGGGATCAGAAACTTGCAGATGCAATTCGGGGAAAAAATGTGGAATTGATCTTATTGACCCATGCACATTTTGATCATATTATGGGAGTTGCTCAAGCAGTAAAAGAAACACAGGCAAAAGTTTATCTGCAAAAAGAAGATCAGCAGATGGCAACTGACAGCAGTCTCAATCTGACGAGCGAAGTAGGATTTCCGCCGATTGAAACGTTTCCAATTGAACGGCTTTTAGGAGAAGATGAAACATTTTCTCTTGGTAATTTGGATATTCGAGAGATTCATACACCTGGTCATACAAAGGGAAGCTGCTGCTTTTTAACCGGAAATGCTATTTTTTCCGGAGATACTTTGATGAAAGGAACAGTTGGCCGTACAGATTTTCCAAGCGGCAGTTATCAAGATATGATTCATTCCATTGGAAAATTAAAAGCGCTTTCCGGTGATTATAAAATTTATCCTGGACATGAAGAAAAGACAACTCTTTCGTGGGAGAGAAAGTATAATCCCTATATGGATACGGAAGCAGGTTCTCTATGAATCTGATTCTTGACGGACATGACTTTCATTATGAGATGGAAGCGCTTTGCCGACTGTTTTATCCCCTTCAGCCAATTTATGTAATCGAAAAGGGGAATGGCTTGGAAGAACAGTCAAAAGAGGACCCGATTACTGCTTATACCGGAATTCATGCTGAAAACGGAAAAATTAGATTAACGGCTAGTCTTCAGATTGGATCAAAAAAAGAAACAGCAGAAGATTTTTATCATGCGGAAGATCCGGTGCTTTTTGGAGATGAAAAGGAGCGGCAGTTGGCGGTCCTCCTTTTTGGACTTTTAAAGGAAGCCTGTGGATTTACGCCGCGTTGGGGGCTCTTAACGGGTGTTCGACCGGTCAAGTTATTTCGTCGCTTAACAGAAGCCTATGGAGAAAAGGAAGCTTCAAGATATTTTTGCGAGGCCTATTTGGTCAGTCCTGAAAAAATTTCGCTTGCGTCAAAGACGATGCATCGAGAAGAAAAAATTCTGGCTCAGAATTCACCGCAGGATTTTAGCTTGTATCTTTCGGTGCCGTTTTGTCCAACCCGGTGTGCCTATTGTTCGTTTGTTTCTTCCAGTGTAGAAAAAACAATGAAATTAATTCCGCAGTATGTAGAGTTGCTCTGCAAAGAAATAGAGGCTGCGGCGAAGCAGGCGAAAAAGTTAAATTTACATCTTGTTTCTGTTTATATGGGTGGTGGAACTCCGACTACTCTGACGGCAC
This genomic window from Caproicibacterium sp. BJN0003 contains:
- a CDS encoding MBL fold metallo-hydrolase, which translates into the protein MTIEEIAGGPLPTNCYLLTDDETKKTAVIDPGFWDQKLADAIRGKNVELILLTHAHFDHIMGVAQAVKETQAKVYLQKEDQQMATDSSLNLTSEVGFPPIETFPIERLLGEDETFSLGNLDIREIHTPGHTKGSCCFLTGNAIFSGDTLMKGTVGRTDFPSGSYQDMIHSIGKLKALSGDYKIYPGHEEKTTLSWERKYNPYMDTEAGSL